Sequence from the Collinsella aerofaciens ATCC 25986 genome:
ATGGATATTGACGGTACGCTCACCAACGACCAGAAAGTGATTAGCCCGCGTACGCGCGAGAAGCTGCTCGCGGCGCAGGAGTCGGGCATTAAGCTCATCTTGGCTTCGGGTCGTCCCGCATGGGGGCTGCACGCCTTGGCGCAGGAGCTCGACCTTCAAAACCATGATGGTCTGCTAGTCGCTTTCAATGGCGCGCATGTGGTCGACGCTCAGACCGATGAGGTTCTTTTTGACCAGGCCATGCCGGCTGACGAGCTGCACCGTCTGATTGATCATCTGCAAAACTATGATGTGATCCCCATGATCTCGCTCGGTCGCGACTTGCATGTCGAGGACTCGTACCACTGCATGATTACGCTGCCGGATGGCTCGCAGAAAAACATTGTCAAATACGAGCGCGATGCCTGCGACCTTAAGATCCGCGAGGTCGAGAGCTTGCATGAGGTCGTGGACACTTATCCCGTGGACAAGCTGCTGACGGCGGGCGATCCGGCCTACCTGCAGGCGCATTACGAGGAGATGTATGCGCCCTTTAAGCAGACGCTTTCGGGCATGTTTACGGCCGACTGGTACTTTGAGTACACGGCGCCCGGTATTGACAAGGCCCGCGCGCTCGAGGGTGCCCTGCCCAAGCTCGGCATCGATGCCAGCGAGGTCGTATCGTTTGGCGACGGCCAGAACGACAAGTCCATGATCGAGTGGGCTGGTACCGGTGTTGCCATGGGAAACGCCGTCGATGAGGTTAAGGCTGTGGCCCAGATGGTGACCGCCAATAACAACGAAGATGGTATTGCGGTGGCGCTGGATAAGCTGCTGGGTTAGAATCGCCGATAATGCATGGTTCGGGCGTCCGCTTGCGGGCGCCCTTTTGTTAGGGAGGGTGCCGTGTCCGCATTTCCGTTCGACGCCGTTATCTTTGACATGGACGGCGTCATTGTCGATACCGAGTATTACTACCTGGGCGAGACTGCCGCGTTTGCCAAGGAGCTTGGGCTTAACCTGACTCAAGAGGAGTTGAACGGGCAGGTTGGTACCTCGCATCAGTTCTTCCTGCGTATGCTGGTCGATTGGTTTGAGCGCGCCGGGAAGGGGCATTTAACTGGCGAGGAAGCGTTGATCCGTTGGGACGAGTGGGCGCATAAGCGTCCGCGCGACTATCAGGCTTTGATTAACCCAGGCGCCGTGGATACGATTCGAGAGCTGCCGCGCCGTGGCGTTCGCGTGGCGCTTGCCAGCTCGTCTCCCATGGATAGCATCGAGGAAGTGCTCAATGCGTGCGGGCTGTCGGATGCTTTTGAGTATGTGGTGAGCGGCGAGCAGTTTAAGGAGAGCAAGCCCGAGCCCGACATCTACCTGCATGCGCTGGACCTGCTGGGGCTGCCCGCGAATCGCTGCTGCTGCGTTGAGGATTCGGTGCCTGGCATCACTGCCGGCAAGCGAGCCGGCCTGACAGTTATTGCCAAGCGCGAGGAGCGCTTTGGCTTTAGCCAGGATGCCGCGGACAAGATTATCGACCAGCTGCCGGAGCTGCTCACGCTTTCTTAGGAGCGCGGTAGTTGCGCGTTTTTCGGGTCAGATGAGTAAATACCCGACATTTTGGTGCGGCAGCAAGCATACTTTATGCTAATGCGGGCTTAAGGGCTTGTTGAATGCCCTTAAGCCCGCTTTTGACTTAATTGGGCTGGGAGAGGGTATATGCCACCGACTGAAGGACTAACTGACGGTAAAGCAGCGATACCGCTGTACCAACAGGTTATCGATATCATTAAAAACGAAATCAATTCCGGTGCCTACAAGGCGGGCGCGCGGATACCCAACGAATTCGAATTGGCTGAGAACTATAAAGTTGGCCGCGTTACCGTGCGACGCGCTATTGAGGAGCTCGTCCAGCAGGGCTATCTAACGAAGCGGCAGGGGAAAGGCACGTTTGTCAATGCCCCCAAGCTTAAGCGCAAGATTCGCCAGAAGGATGACGTCCAGAGTTTTTCGGACGCATGCCGCGTTAACGGAATGGAGCCGGGGGCGTGCGTCATTTCGAGAAAGATACTGCCGGCAGATTCTACCGAAGCGCAGTTCTTTGGTGTTCCCGTTGGAACTGATTTGATTTGCGTTGAGCGTGTACGTACTGCCGATGGAGTCCCCGTCATGCTCGAGAACAACATATACGTTTACGAGGACAACGCCTATCTATCAACGGCACCTCTATCTAACCAATCCATTTTTGAGTTCGTGCGCAACCGAACGGGCCGCACGCCCGCGTTTACCGACCCGTGCACGCTCGAGATCGCGTGCGCGTCGCCCGAGGTCGCTCGGCTGTTGGCAGTTCCCGTTGGCGAACCCTTGTTTTATATGGAAGCCTTCTTTTTCGATGAGCAGCGGCGGCCGTTTATCATCGGTCGTCAGCGGATCGTTGGGTCTCGCTACGTTTTTGACATCTAGGACATTGCGAATGGAAACGCCCGGTGGATCATCTCACCGGGCGTTTCCATACCGTTCACGGCGCGAACACAACCGTTCAACCGCGTTGCGGCAACCAGTTTGAAATTATCTTGATGAAGGAAAAAGCTGCTGGTAATCTATGGGACGTCATAGAACGTTTGCCTTATGCAAACGTTGAAGCGAGATGCGATGCAGTCTCGAGTTCTTTGGAGGTATCTATGTCAGATACGAAGGCGAAGAAGACAAACAGACGTTTTAAGTTCAAATTACCGCATGTCTATACGATCATGTTCTTGCTGATCGTTGTCTTTGCGGTCCTGACTTGGATCGTTCCCTCTGGTCAGTATCAGCGCAAGACGATTTCGACAGCGGCGGGCGAGCGTGAAGTCGCCGTTGCTGGAACCTATGAACAGGTCGATAAGAACTACACCGATTCCGAGACCGGCGAGACCATCAATCTGGGCCAGGATATCTTCGCGGTTCTGCAAGCGCCCACCAAGGGTATCCAAGAGGCTGCCGACGTCGTTGCGTTCGTCTTATTGATTGGCGGATCGTTCGCGATCATCACCAAGACCAACGCTTTGAATGCCGGCATGAGCCGTGTGATTAAAAAGCTCAAGAACAAGGACATCCTCATCATTCCCATCACGATGACATTGCTGTCCATTTGCGGCACTACGTTTGGTATGTCTGAGGAAGCCCTGCCGTTCTATGCCATCTTCATTCCCATCATGATGGGTATCGGTTATGACTCGATGACGGCATTCATCATCTGCTTCCTTGGTCCTAACCTGGGATATTGTGCTTCGACCATCGACCCGTTTAATGTTTTGATCGCCCAAGGCATCATTGGCATCGAGGGTAATCCGCAACTGTGGCTGCGCGCCGTTTCTTGGGTCATCTTCACTGCCGTCGGTATCGCATGGGCCATGCGCTACGCCATGCGCGTCAAGAAAAACCCCGAGTCGTCCATTGTGTACGAGGACGATAAGCTCAAGCGTATTGAGTTTTCCGTGACCGATGCCTCCATCGAGGAAGAGTTCACTATCCGTCAGAAGCTCGTGCTTATCGATTTTGCTTGCGGTATGGGCATTATCGTCTGGGGTCTTGTTACCCAGGGCTGGTACATGAATGAGATTTCCGCCGTGTTCCTTGGCATGGGCTTGCTTGCCGGTATCCTGGGCGGCCTTGACCAGCAGACGATCGCAGAGGAGTTCGTTAAGGGTCTCGCCGACTTTGCGTACGCTGCCATCGTTATCGGTATCGCTCGCGGTATTCTGGTCATCGCCGAGGGCGGCATGATCATCGACACCATCCTCCAGGCGCTCGCTACCGCGCTTGCCGGTGCACCCGCCGCCGTCTACACCACGTTTATGTATATCGTCCTTGGCCTGCTCTCTTTGCTGGTTCCCTCGAGTTCTGGCCTGGCGGCGCTCACCATGCCCGTTATGGGCCCCCTGACCGAGCTCATGGGCCTCAATCCCGAGGCGGCCGTCACCGCGCTCCAGTTTGCCAACCAGACCATCAACACCATCAGCCCCGTGGCGGGCATGACGGTCGCTGGCCTTGCCGTGGCTAGGATTTCGTTTGGCCAATGGTGGAAGACCATTTGGAAGTTCTTCATTTTCATGGTCGTCTTTGGCCTGATCGTAACGGCAATCTCTGGCATGCTTCCGGTGTAGGTGGTTGTGATGTCTGATCGTTTGACGGTCCTGACGTCTAAGAGCGTCTTTACCGGTACGGGGGACCTGCCGTTTGAAGGTTTCGTAGCGGTCCGTGGCAATCGAATTGAGGCTGTTGGCACCAAGTGTGAGGTAGCTTCGTATTTGACCCAGGCGGACGAGGTAGTTGACCTGGGCGACCGCACCGTCATGCCTGGCCTGATCGACGTGCATACCTTCTATACAGGCTGGGCGCTGCGGACATTGGGGTCTGATCTGTCCGGCATCGCCGATGCCAAAGAGGCCGTGTCGCTCTTGCGCGCATGGAAAGAAGATCATCCGGATTGCGCGGCGGCTTTTGGCCACAACCTACCCGAAACGTTGGCATCGGATGCCGAGAACGCAAATACGGCAGCTGTGTTTGACGATTGTTTTGGCGATATCCCCGTCGTCTGCTTTACACCAGGAGCGGGGACCTGCGTTCTCAACGCTGCCGCCAGTGCGCGATACGGCTTTACACCCCAGGCGTGCTATGCCGAGAAGATCTGGCGCATGATGAGCGATTTCCTCGCGCTGCCCGAGGTGCGTGCCGGGTATTCGGACTACATGAGCATGCTTAACGAGCGCGGCGTTACCGCCATCAAGGAGATGGCGTTTGATGACTACTACGGCTTTGCCGACGAAATGGCTCGCCGTGAGGAATCTGGTGAGCTGACGGTTCGCGTCTCTATGATGTCGCAGCCGGTGGGTGCCGGTGCAAATCTGGCATATGCCCGCGAGGCGCGAGAGCGCTTCCGGGGACCGTTCGTTCGTTTTTCTGGCTTCAACCGTATGACCGATCGCGGCGTATGGGCGGGGCTTGCCGAGATGATAGACCCCTATGAGGACACGGCCGATGCGGGCGCTGCCGGCAAGACGGTCGTCGAGGAGCCAGAGTGGGATCTGATTGAGAACGAGCTGCGTGCAATTGATGCTGACGGCTTCCGATATTCCTTGCATTGCCAGGGCGATGGCGCCGTTCGTCGCACCGTGGCGCTCTATGCCTCGCTGCCTCGAGACGAGCATGGACGGATGCTTCGCCGCCATGCGATTACCGATCTCGAGAACTCTGACCCGACCGATCTTGTCGAGTTTGGCAAGTTAGGTGGAATTTGCGAGGTCTATCCGCAGATTCTGACGCTGGACCGGCGCGAGGATTGCCTGTCGATGATGCGTCGACAAATTGGCGAGACGCGACTTTTGCACAGCTGGAATCGCCGCGGCATGGAAGATTCCGGATGCACAGTGTGCTGCGGCACGGATCTGCCGCTGCTGATTCCGAGCCTGGGCGAGTCAATCTACAGCGCGTGCGGCGGATTCTTCGCCGACGGACTGCCCGTGAATGAGGTCAACACGCTGACGCTTGTCGAGCTCTTGCGCGCTTGGACTGCCGGGGGCGCGTACGACCTGATGCGCGAAGACGAGCTGGGTACGCTCGAGGTTGGCAAGCTTGCCGATATCTGCGTGCTCGATCGGGATGTGTTCGACCTCGATTATCGCGACGCACGCGATCTTGCGGTTGATATGACGATGTCGGACGGACAAATCGTGTTCGATCGAAATAAGGAGGCATAAGATGTCTGAATCCAAACCGACGCTGCGCCGCGAGCAGATTGCGGGCATGAATATCCACTACATCATGTGGTCGCTCGATTACTTCCTTGATGTGCAGCAGCGTTTGGGCTTTGAGTCCATTGAGCTGTGGTGTGCAGAGCCGCATGTGACGCTCGACCACACGGGCTACTTTGAGGCTGAGGTCCTGGCGAAAAAGGCTGCAGACCGTGGGCTTAGGTATCGTACTCTGTGCCCCGAGAACGTTGTCTATCCTTGGCAGTACTGCGCACGCAAACCGCTGCATGAACAGCGCAGCCTGGCGTACTTTAAGCACGGCATTGAGCTTGCCGAGGTACTTGGGTGCGACCGTATGTCCGTCAACTCGGGCTGGGGCGACTGGGACGAGGACCGCGAGGAAGCCTGGAAGCGCAGCCGCGAGCACTTGTCCATTCTGGCGGAGTATGCCGGCGAGCACGGTCTGGTGCTTACGATGGAAAGTCTGCGTCCCGAGGAGAGCAACCTTGTGACGACGGTTTCCGATGCGAAGCGCATGATTGACGAGGTCGCGAGCCCGTACTTACAGCCCATGGTTGATACAACCGCGATGGGCGTTGCAGGCGAGACGCTCGAGGACTGGTTTGCCGCCTTTGGTGATGGGGCAATTCACGAGATGCACTTTATCGACGGTGACCCGTATGGCCATCTGGTGTGGGGCGATGGCAAGCACGATATGGACGCCTTCGTCGCCACGCTCAACGCCCATGGTTTCGACGGCATGCTGGGCCAGGAAATCACGGACGGTCGTTACTACGATGATCCGGCGGCGGCAGATACCAAGAACATGGCCGCATTCGAGAAATATCTGATTGACTAAAACAACTATCGGCCACGCAGCCAACGTCATTGATTGCGGCCAAACAAGAAAGGAACTGGATATGAACGCACACGATCTGATCAAAGAGGCAATTGCCGAGAAGGGCAAGTTCGACAGCGTCTACTGGATTGCTTGCGGTGGCTCCATGATCGATTTGATCCCGGCCCATGAGCTTCTGCAGCGCGAGGCAACCACCTTCACTTCGTATATCTATACGGCTCGCGAGTTCGATATCATGCGTCCGCGTCGTCTGGGCGAGAAGTCCCTGGTCATCGCTTGTAGCCACAGTGGCAACACCCCTGAGGTCGTCGAGGGCTGCGAGATTGCCCTTGCTGCCGGCGCTACGGTGATCGCCCAGACCGACAACGCTGGATCTAAGATCGACTCCGGCAAGTGGACCACGTGGGTCTACCCGTGGGGCGAGGGCGTGCCGCAGGCCGAGGTCCCCGCTGGCATTTCGCTGTCGCTTGCGGCAGAGCTGCTCGATCAGCAGGAGGGTTACGTCGATCTTGCCGATATGTATGCCGGTATCGCCGAGATGGATAAGATTCTTCCCCCGGCACGCGAGAAGGTAAATGCCGAGCTGGGCGATCGCTTTGCCAAGCTTTGCCAGGAGCACGAGTTCTTCTATATTCTGGGCAGCGGTCCCAACTTTAGCCAGACCTACGGTTTCGCTATCTGCTCTCTTATGGAGATGCAGTGGCAGCACTGCAGCTACATCCACTCTGCCGAGTACTTCCATGGCCCCTTCGAGGCTACTCAGGATGGCGTTTTTTACTTCCTGCAGATGGGCTCCAGCGAGTGCCGTGCTATGGACGAGCGCGCCCTGGCGTTCCTTAAGACGCATACCGATACGCTGATGGTGCTCGATGCCAAGGAGTACGGTATGGAAGCCGTGCCGGCGAGCGTCCGTGCCTATCTGGACCCGGTGCTGTTCTACGCCATGAACTGCGAGCTGCGTGCTGCACGCGGCAAGGTGTTTGATCACGACCCCGATTTCCGTCGCTATATGGGTGTTGTCGAGTACTAGAAGGGACAAAGGCCATGGCATTTAACGTTAATGCGCTCGGATTTGGCGACAACGTCGTCGATCGCTACGAGCATATCCACACCATGTATCCCGGCGGCAATGCGGTGAACTTCGCCGTTTATGCCAAGAAATGCGGTGCCGCACGCTCCGCATACATGGGCATTTTTGGCAATGATGCCGCTGCCGAGCATGTCATTGCAAGCCTCGAGGATGAGGGTATCGAGCTTGACAAGTGCGAGCAGATGATTGGCGAGAACGGAGCGGCTCGCGTGACCGTCGTTGACGGTGACCGTGTCTTCCTTGGCTCCAACGAGGGCGGTATCCGTGGCGATGCGCGCTATGTCCTCGATCGCTTTGACCTTGCGTACATGAAGCAGTTCGATGTGGTTCATTCGGGCAACTATTGCTTCACCGAGCGCGAGCTGCCCAAGTTGAAGGCTGCGGGCGTCACGGTCTCTTTTGACTTTTCGGACGACTCCACCGACGAGTACTACGAGCAGATTGCGCCCTACGTCGATTTCGCTTTCTTTAGTGCGGCGGATGCCGCGAGTGAGGACGAGATTCGCGAACGTCTGGCATGGGTGAAGGGCCTGGGTCCGCGTTTTGTGTCGGCTACGGCGGGCGCCGAGGGCTGCATTGCTTACGACGGCGAGCGCTATTACCGCCAGCTGGCTAAACCGGTAACGGACATGAAGGATACCATGGGGGCGGGCGACTCGTTCCTCACCTCGTTTTTGATGTGCTATCTCGATTCCGCCAAGCGTGGTGAGGATGGCGCCGAGGCCATCGAACGCGCGCTCGACTTTGCTGCCGGGTTTGCCTCGACCGTGTGCGGTATGGAAGGTTCTTGGGGCCACGGAGCGCCAATCGTCGAATAGCTTAAGAAAGCGTACGGCGGTCTGGCTATGAGGCCTTGGACAGCCGATGCAAAACAATAAGCGAAACGCGAAAAGGGGGCTCGCCATGTGGTGGGTCCCCTTTTGAACATTGGAGAAGACCATGGGTATTAAAGCGTGCGCGGCTGGTTTTTGCTGTGCGGACGTCTATCAAAACATCGGCGTGTTCTATCCGACTGGTAATGGCATTGACTGGGGTATCCATCTTGCACGAATGGGCGTTTCGGTATCCGCCGTGTCGGTTGTCGGCAAGGACGAGTACGGAGACAAGATGAGAGAGGCGCTGGCCGCTGAGGGGCTCGATATCTCACATCTGCGGGTGGAGGATGGCGACACCTCGGTGATGCTCATGGCATTGAAAGACGGCGTCGATCGCGTGCATCTCGAGGCAATCGATGGCGTAATGGAGACATATCGACCGAATGAAGATGACCGGGCGTTTATCCTAGAGCATGACATCATTCATACCGACCTGTTTGGCAATTGTTTGGACCTCCTGCCCGAATGGCACGATGCGGGCAAGACGGTGGTTATGGACTTCTCGGTGTTCAGCCAGGATCCCGAATATGCATGTGAGAATCATTTTCCCTACGTTGACTACGCATTTATGTCGTTTGAAGAGGACACTCCGGAGCTACGAGACTGGGTACGCCACGTGCAGGAATTGGGACCGCGCGTTGCGGTTGCCACGCTTGGCGAGAAGGGAAGCATTGCCTATGACGGTGAGCGCTTCTATGAGTGCGGGATCGTACCGGCGGAGAAGGTCGTTAATACCGTGGGTGCCGGCGACTCGTATATTGCCGGGTTTACCAAGGGCGTGATCGATGGCCTTGATATTCCGGCGTGTATGAAGGCGGGCGCTGAGCTGTCGTCCCGAGTGATTGGTTCGTTTGAGCCGTACTAGGGTCAAATGCCTGGAAAGGAGTACGAAATGGTTATCGACATGTTGGTTCAGCCCATGCTCTACGGCGAGATCTGTACACCGGGTGATGAGCCTGATGGATTCGGTTTTTGGTCACGAGAATTTGGTATGGGGCATATGGGTCCCATGGATTGGGACGAGCTTCAAGTTGAGATGGACGTCTGCGATGTGCAGAAGAGCTTGCTCATGCCGCTCGATGTAACCACGGCATGCGGAGGGCATTTTGGCACCAATGACCAGATTGCCATGCTGGTTGCCGCGCATCCCGATCGTCTGTGGGGATTTGCGAGCGTAGATCCGCGGGTGAGCAGTGCCGCAGGCGAATTGGAGCGCGCCTTTACCGAGCTGGGGGCAAAGGGGCTTTGTCTGCATCCGGCAAAGCAGGGTTTTGACCCCGATGATGCTGTGGCTGAGCCGCTTTACGAGCTGTGCGAGCGCTATAACAAGCCGGTGGTTTTCCATGCCGGTATGTCTTGGGAGCCGGGCGCAGAGCTCTCGCGCAGTAACCCGCTTGCATTTGAGCACACAATCGCAACGCATCCAAATGTGCGTTTTAGTTTGACCCACTTTGGCTGGCCCTGGGTGCGCGAGACCGTGGCGATGCTGCTCAAGTATCCCAACTGCTACACGGACACCTCTATCACTTACATCGATTCGCCCGAGGAGATGATGCAGCGTCTTTTCACGGTCGATATGGGGCCGCTGTGGTATGAGCGCGCGCTATCGCATCAAGTGATGTTCGCCAGCAATACGCCGCGTTTCCGTGCGTTCAAACTCAAGCGGGCGCTCGATACCGTGTCCATGCGCGATGATGCGCGAGAAAGGCTCTACTGGGGTAATGCCCTGCGTTTTCTTGAAGGGGATGAGTGAACATGGTGACGCTCGAGACATTGAGCTATCTATCGACTGCTCCGGACCAGTTCATCGATATTACCGAAGACGTGCACGCTGCCATCGAACGCAGCTCGGTGACCAATGGCTTGGCAGCGATTATTTTGTCGCATACGACCTGTGGAATCGTGGTAAACGAGGGGCTGCCCTGCGTGGAGACGGATCTTATGGAGACGCTTGATCGCATCGCCCCACTCGATGCCCCCTATGCGCATGCACACTTCCTGCCGAGCTATGGAGCCACCGGCAACAACTCCTGTGGGCATATCAAGAGCATGATTTGTGGAAACAGTTGCTTCTTTCCCGTCCAAGATGGCCACATCGTGTGCGGAAGTGCCCAGAACATCTATCTTGCGGAGTTTGACGGTCCGCAGAAGCGAAAAGTGTACGTCGAGGTGCTGGGGGAGTAACGTCCCCGCGATAACCCTATGAAGGAGCACGCTATGTCGTTTCTAACCTCGATGTTCAAGACCGAAAAGCCGGTTATCGGAATGCTGCACCTGCGTCCTCTGCCGGGCGATCCACTGTATTACCCGGGCGGAAGCGTGTCGCAGGTCGTGGAAGCCGCCAAGCGCGATCTCGAGGCGTTGCAGCAGGGCGGTGTCGATGGCATTTTGATTACCAATGAGCTCTCGATGCCCTATGAGCAGCACGTTTCTCCCTCAACCCTTGCATCGGTGGGCTATGTAATCGGGACTCTATCCCATGATCTGTCGACCCCTTGGGGAGCTGAGGCTATTTACGACGGTGATGCCACAATCGAGCTGTGCGCCGCCGTCGACGCGCAGTTCACACGCTGCAATTTTTGCGGTGCCTGGGCCGGTGATCTCGGGCTGATTAACCGAGATTTCGCTCACACCATGCGTCGCAAGGCGGCGCTGCGCTTGGACGACCTCAAGCTTTTTCACTTCATCACGAGCGAGGGGGAGGTTTATCTCAACGACCGCACGACTGCGGACATTGCCGATTCACTTCTCTTTAATTGCCTTCCGGATGCAATGGTCATCGGCGGTTCGGCTGCCGGTCGTGGCGCTTCGGGCGAGCTTGCCGATGAAGTCCGCGAGCGTGTTGGCGAAGTACCCGTGGTATGTGGCACCGGTTGTCGCGAAAATACCGTGGCTGACGTATTTGCTCACTACGATGGCGCGTTTGTCGGCACCTGCTTAAAGCGCGACGGAAGGCTGGATGCCCCGGTTGATGTTGAGCGGGTAGCTCGTTTTATGGCTGCCGCTCGTACGGCGCGAGGGGAGTAGGCACCTATGGCGCTCTATCTGGGTATTGATATTGGGACAAGCGCCTCTAAAGGCGTTTTAATCGATGATCGATGCAACATCGTTTGCCAAGCCTCTTGTGGACATGAGACGGACAACCCGTGTGACGGATGGTACCAGCATGATGCGGAGGCAGTTTGGTGGGGCGATTTTTGCCGCTTGTCGCGCGAGCTGGTGGCGCGATCGGGGGTTAACGCGGCACAGATCGGATGCGTGGGCCTTTCCGCATTGGGTTGCGACTGTGTGCCGGTCGATACCGAGTGCAACGCGCTGGCGCCCGCGATTTTGTATGGAGTCGATGCACGTTCGAAGCCGCAGATTGACGAGCTTCTTTCCGAATATGGGTCAGACCGCGCACGCGAGCTTTTCGGGCACGATCCCTGTTCGTCAGATATTGCTCCCAAGATCTTGTGGTTTAAGGAGAATATGCCCGAGGTGCACGAACGTGCCGCGAAGTTCCTGACGGCGTCGTCGTTTCTATGCGCAAAGTTGACGGGGCGTTTTACGGTGGACCGTTATTTGGCGGAGGATTTTCTTCCCCTATACGACCGCTTCACTTGGAAGGTTGATGCTCGGGAATGTGCTCGTTTCTGCCGGCCTGACCAGATGGCGGAGGTAATGTCGGCTACCGATATTGCCGGGGTGATTACGCAGCGTGCGGCTGAGGCGACGGGGCTCGCGGCAGGGACACCTGTCTTAGTGGGAACGGGCGATTCTGGTGCCGAGGCCATTTCGACGGGTGTATTCCGTCCCGGCGATATGATGGTTCAGTTGGGGAGTACGGCGTATTTCATCTACCTAGCTGATCATATGATCGATGATGCCCGCCTGTGGCCGGGGACGTTTATCATTCCCGGAACTTACGGGATCTGCGCGGGGACCAATACGGCGGGCGCACTCACATCGTGGCTGCGCCAAGAGCTGTATCGCGACGCCGTAGAGGCCGAGGGCCACGGTGGTCCCGATGCCTATTCGGTTATGGCGCATGATGCCGCCGATGTGGCGCCGGGTGCCGATGGGCTCCTGTGTCTGCCGTACTTTGCGGGGGAGCGTACTCCGCTTAACGATCCCGAGGCACGTGGCGTCTTCTTTGGCCTGACCGGAAGGCATACGCGAGCCCATATGGTTCGCGCCGCCTTGGAAGGCGTCGCGTATACCGTTGCATCCCATGTCGACATTATC
This genomic interval carries:
- a CDS encoding BtpA/SgcQ family protein, with protein sequence MSFLTSMFKTEKPVIGMLHLRPLPGDPLYYPGGSVSQVVEAAKRDLEALQQGGVDGILITNELSMPYEQHVSPSTLASVGYVIGTLSHDLSTPWGAEAIYDGDATIELCAAVDAQFTRCNFCGAWAGDLGLINRDFAHTMRRKAALRLDDLKLFHFITSEGEVYLNDRTTADIADSLLFNCLPDAMVIGGSAAGRGASGELADEVRERVGEVPVVCGTGCRENTVADVFAHYDGAFVGTCLKRDGRLDAPVDVERVARFMAAARTARGE
- a CDS encoding secondary thiamine-phosphate synthase enzyme YjbQ gives rise to the protein MVTLETLSYLSTAPDQFIDITEDVHAAIERSSVTNGLAAIILSHTTCGIVVNEGLPCVETDLMETLDRIAPLDAPYAHAHFLPSYGATGNNSCGHIKSMICGNSCFFPVQDGHIVCGSAQNIYLAEFDGPQKRKVYVEVLGE
- a CDS encoding FGGY-family carbohydrate kinase; the encoded protein is MALYLGIDIGTSASKGVLIDDRCNIVCQASCGHETDNPCDGWYQHDAEAVWWGDFCRLSRELVARSGVNAAQIGCVGLSALGCDCVPVDTECNALAPAILYGVDARSKPQIDELLSEYGSDRARELFGHDPCSSDIAPKILWFKENMPEVHERAAKFLTASSFLCAKLTGRFTVDRYLAEDFLPLYDRFTWKVDARECARFCRPDQMAEVMSATDIAGVITQRAAEATGLAAGTPVLVGTGDSGAEAISTGVFRPGDMMVQLGSTAYFIYLADHMIDDARLWPGTFIIPGTYGICAGTNTAGALTSWLRQELYRDAVEAEGHGGPDAYSVMAHDAADVAPGADGLLCLPYFAGERTPLNDPEARGVFFGLTGRHTRAHMVRAALEGVAYTVASHVDIIEREHGLPIGRIMLVGGGTKNPVWMQAIADVCGREVSVAKVTVGACFGDAIMAALAGGAYASWDELAQVLGVAQTIVPDMAAHELYASRRHIFDELYARNRDLMHELV
- the frlD gene encoding fructoselysine 6-kinase yields the protein MGIKACAAGFCCADVYQNIGVFYPTGNGIDWGIHLARMGVSVSAVSVVGKDEYGDKMREALAAEGLDISHLRVEDGDTSVMLMALKDGVDRVHLEAIDGVMETYRPNEDDRAFILEHDIIHTDLFGNCLDLLPEWHDAGKTVVMDFSVFSQDPEYACENHFPYVDYAFMSFEEDTPELRDWVRHVQELGPRVAVATLGEKGSIAYDGERFYECGIVPAEKVVNTVGAGDSYIAGFTKGVIDGLDIPACMKAGAELSSRVIGSFEPY
- a CDS encoding amidohydrolase family protein, which translates into the protein MVIDMLVQPMLYGEICTPGDEPDGFGFWSREFGMGHMGPMDWDELQVEMDVCDVQKSLLMPLDVTTACGGHFGTNDQIAMLVAAHPDRLWGFASVDPRVSSAAGELERAFTELGAKGLCLHPAKQGFDPDDAVAEPLYELCERYNKPVVFHAGMSWEPGAELSRSNPLAFEHTIATHPNVRFSLTHFGWPWVRETVAMLLKYPNCYTDTSITYIDSPEEMMQRLFTVDMGPLWYERALSHQVMFASNTPRFRAFKLKRALDTVSMRDDARERLYWGNALRFLEGDE